One Ethanoligenens harbinense YUAN-3 genomic window carries:
- the ureC gene encoding urease subunit alpha has protein sequence MSVEISRARYAGMYGPTTGDLVRLADTDLFAKVEKDCTVYGDEAKFGGGKSLRDGMGQSCSATDVPDLIITNALILDVTGIYKADIGIKNGYISAIGKAGNPDVMDGVTPGLTFGASTEALAGEGLIVTAGGMDSHIHFISPQQIDTALYSGVTTMFGGGTGPADGTNATTCTPGAWNLSKMLEAAEAFPMNLGFLGKGNSADPATLRPQIAAGAVGLKLHEDWGSTPAAIDACLRVADELDVQVAIHTDTLNEAGFVEDTMRAIAGRTIHTYHTEGAGGGHAPDIIRAAAFPNVLPSSTNPTMPFTRNTLDEHLDMLMVCHHLDRSVPEDVAFADSRIRPETIAAEDVLHDLGIFSMMSSDSQAMGRVGEVILRTWQTADKMKKQRGRLPGDTHCDNNRIKRYIAKYTINPAVTHGVADVLGSVEPGKFADLVLWKPAFFGVKPEMVLKGGFIAASRMGDANASIPTPQPVLYRHMFGGFGRALERTSITFLSQAAVEGGLPERLGLRKIIRPVRNCRVVSKKDMRFNDRMGDIRVDPETYTVTVDGEVVTCEAAAELPLAQRYFLF, from the coding sequence ATGAGTGTGGAGATCTCCCGCGCGCGCTATGCGGGCATGTACGGCCCCACCACGGGCGATCTTGTGCGCCTGGCGGACACCGACCTTTTTGCTAAGGTGGAAAAGGATTGTACCGTTTATGGTGATGAAGCCAAGTTCGGCGGCGGCAAATCCCTGCGGGACGGCATGGGGCAGTCCTGTTCCGCGACGGACGTGCCCGATCTCATCATCACAAACGCGCTCATTCTCGATGTTACCGGTATCTATAAGGCCGACATCGGCATCAAAAACGGATACATTTCAGCCATCGGCAAGGCGGGCAACCCCGACGTGATGGACGGTGTGACCCCCGGCCTGACGTTCGGCGCGTCCACCGAGGCGCTGGCGGGCGAAGGGTTGATCGTCACGGCCGGCGGCATGGATTCGCACATCCACTTCATCAGCCCCCAGCAGATCGACACCGCGCTCTACAGCGGCGTCACCACTATGTTCGGCGGCGGCACCGGCCCGGCCGACGGTACCAACGCCACCACCTGCACGCCGGGCGCGTGGAACCTGTCCAAAATGCTGGAAGCAGCCGAAGCGTTCCCTATGAACCTCGGTTTTCTGGGCAAAGGCAACTCCGCCGACCCGGCCACCCTGCGCCCGCAGATTGCGGCGGGCGCGGTGGGGCTCAAGCTGCATGAGGACTGGGGCAGCACGCCCGCCGCAATCGACGCCTGCCTGCGCGTGGCGGATGAACTGGATGTGCAGGTGGCCATCCATACCGACACGCTCAACGAAGCGGGGTTCGTGGAAGATACCATGCGCGCCATCGCGGGGCGCACCATCCACACCTATCACACCGAGGGCGCGGGCGGCGGCCATGCGCCGGACATCATCCGCGCGGCGGCTTTCCCAAACGTCCTGCCCTCCTCCACCAACCCCACCATGCCGTTCACGCGCAATACGCTGGACGAGCACCTTGATATGCTGATGGTCTGCCACCACCTTGACCGCAGCGTGCCGGAGGATGTGGCGTTCGCCGATTCGCGCATCCGGCCCGAGACCATCGCGGCGGAGGACGTGCTGCACGATCTGGGCATTTTCAGCATGATGAGTTCCGATTCGCAGGCCATGGGCCGTGTGGGTGAGGTCATCCTCCGCACGTGGCAGACGGCGGACAAAATGAAGAAGCAGCGCGGCCGTCTGCCCGGCGACACACACTGCGACAATAACCGCATCAAGCGCTACATTGCCAAATATACCATCAACCCGGCCGTCACGCACGGCGTCGCGGACGTGCTCGGCTCGGTGGAACCGGGTAAATTTGCCGATTTGGTGCTCTGGAAACCGGCCTTTTTCGGCGTCAAGCCGGAGATGGTGCTCAAAGGCGGCTTCATCGCGGCCTCCCGTATGGGCGACGCCAACGCCTCCATCCCCACGCCGCAGCCGGTGCTTTACCGGCATATGTTCGGCGGGTTCGGTCGCGCGCTGGAGCGGACGAGTATCACGTTTCTCTCGCAAGCCGCCGTCGAGGGCGGCTTGCCCGAGCGGCTGGGCCTGCGGAAGATCATTCGCCCGGTACGGAACTGCCGTGTCGTCTCGAAGAAGGATATGCGGTTCAACGACCGTATGGGCGATATCCGCGTGGACCCCGAGACCTACACCGTCACGGTGGACGGGGAGGTCGTCACCTGCGAGGCGGCCGCCGAGCTGCCGCTCGCGCAGCGGTATTTTTTATTCTGA
- a CDS encoding urease subunit beta, with amino-acid sequence MKPGEILCAQGNITLNEGRPARTLHVMNTGDRPVQVGSHYHFFEVNKALRFDRAQAFGFRLDIPSGTAVRFEPGEEKTVGLVAIGGARQGFGLNGLTGGALDDKTVRDTALARAKAQGFSGVDA; translated from the coding sequence ATGAAACCGGGAGAGATCCTCTGTGCGCAGGGGAACATCACGCTCAACGAGGGGCGGCCCGCGCGCACGCTGCATGTGATGAACACGGGTGACCGGCCGGTGCAGGTCGGCTCGCATTATCATTTTTTCGAGGTCAACAAGGCCCTGCGGTTCGACCGCGCGCAGGCGTTCGGCTTCCGGCTGGATATTCCTTCCGGCACGGCGGTACGGTTCGAGCCGGGCGAGGAAAAAACGGTGGGGCTGGTGGCCATCGGCGGCGCACGGCAGGGTTTCGGGCTGAACGGGCTCACCGGCGGCGCGCTGGACGACAAAACGGTGCGCGACACCGCGCTTGCCCGCGCCAAAGCGCAGGGTTTTTCGGGGGTGGACGCATGA